Proteins encoded together in one Plasmodium cynomolgi strain B DNA, chromosome 9, whole genome shotgun sequence window:
- a CDS encoding glyoxalase I (putative) encodes MAERKPTLALGAKYNATWQQTMLRIYDPKETVAFYEKNFGMINIHTYHFDEYNFSLYFLITPPYDEEERKKIPPPNTIESEKYLWNLKTVCLELTHNHNSTEKLSNGNNDNDRGFGHIAFNCHNVVEFCDYLFKEKKVKFHKLPHETKMKSIGFALDPNDYWIEIVKRSSEVKWKNNKGITNFSQTMIRVKNPEKSLYFYLHILGMKLVHIKHASDFSLYFLKSPYLENKKDGNISTKEEEQNQSYYNFEELKKAYQSDQDYENLKTSWEPVLELTHNHGTESDDKFAYHNGNSEPRGFGHIGFLVDDLVNYCQELEKLGIPFKKKLHEGQMNNIAFVYDPDNYLVELIQRG; translated from the coding sequence ATGGCCGAACGGAAACCCACCCTAGCGCTGGGCGCCAAGTACAACGCAACTTGGCAGCAAACCATGCTGCGTATTTATGACCCCAAAGAAACGGTCGCCTTTTACGAAAAGAACTTTGGGATGATAAATATCCACACGTACCATTTTGATGAGTACAACTTTTCTTTGTACTTTTTGATAACCCCTCCGtatgacgaagaagaaaggaagaaaatcccCCCACCAAATACGATCGAATCGGAGAAGTACCTTTGGAACTTAAAGACCGTCTGCCTCGAATTAACCCATAATCATAACAGTACGGAAAAGTTAAGTAACGGAAACAATGATAATGATAGAGGATTTGGACACATCGCTTTTAACTGCCATAATGTGGTCGAATTTTGTGATTACCTttttaaagagaaaaaagtaaaatttcataaattGCCACatgaaacgaaaatgaagagcatTGGCTTTGCACTCGATCCGAATGACTACTGGATTGAAATAGTCAAGCGATCCAGTGAAGTCAAATGGAAGAACAATAAAGGAATTACAAACTTCTCACAAACCATGATTAGGGTTAAGAATCCTGAAAAAAGCTTATATTTCTACTTACACATATTGGGTATGAAATTAGTTCACATTAAGCATGCCTCGGATTTCTCCCTATACTTTTTGAAGTCCCCttatttggaaaataaaaaagatggaaatatttctacaaaggaggaggaacagaACCAGAGTTACTACAATTTTGAAGAGCTAAAGAAGGCATACCAATCTGATCAAGATTATGAAAATCTGAAAACTTCTTGGGAACCCGTCCTGGAATTAACCCATAATCATGGTACAGAAAGTGACGATAAATTTGCATATCATAATGGGAACTCCGAACCGAGAGGGTTCGGTCACATTGGCTTTTTGGTCGACGATTTGGTGAACTACTGCCAGGAGTTAGAAAAACTGGGTATTCCTTTTAAGAAAAAGTTACACGAGGGGCAAATGAATAACATCGCTTTTGTGTATGACCCGGATAATTACCTCGTCGAGTTGATTCAAAGGGGC
- a CDS encoding hypothetical protein (putative), which produces REKHLHELLNSIKDLPSCGYAHYSTKAEERGGPRPQHSRKKKDITLLIKHISKYLKDEVLLNMLHTLYLGICVDGAVLANSTKGGQKNVKEKEEKKKNLPISNNAHILEDIETYEGYYEVYHKMERMRNASKYSIFLSSVRKKIKTIASLKSLNGCLKKYIANLKTIPFYFFLDDFFDTPCYVYNKLISNILRYYYKGIFLYFIILLGCIHVFFSPFPITLVHFRRFFIYFLIIMYRLFILYFIPSIIQYIIYKFHYFKDEEHMHIFDYSDHVILFSTLLFIISLETKAIEYTIRHQKVSSDYFHFKYNRKLCVLLLKFILFYYYVLIFFFLYTSYFTSKYFHTTNEIFVAYFFSTFSIFFIFYFCLYKNYFSFYSIGITSYVHKNALHSPPHSFHASPYIYSAYASLRDKFPVD; this is translated from the exons AGGGAAAAGCACCTGCACGAGCTCCTGAACAGCATAAAGGATTTGCCATCCTGTGGGTATGCTCATTATAGCACAAAGGCTGAAGAGAGAGGCGGGCCC CGGCCGCAACACTcgcggaagaagaaagacatCACTCTGTTGATAAAGCACATAAGCAAATACTTGAAGGACGAAGTGCTGCTGAACATGCTGCACACGTTGTACCTGGGCATATGCGTGGACGGCGCTGTTTTGGCCAACTCCACCAaggggggacaaaaaaacgtgaaagaaaaagaagagaaaaaaaaaaacttgccCATCTCAAACAACGCACACATTTTGGAAGACATAGAAACGTATGAAGGCTACTACGAGGTGtaccacaaaatggagagaatgCGAAACGCAAGTAAGTACAGCATTTTTCTGAGCAGtgtaaggaagaaaataaaaacgatagCTAGTTTGAAGAGCCTAAATGGGTGcttaaaaaagtacatagcaaatttaaaaacaattcctttttacttctttttggATGATTTTTTCGACACCCCATGTTATGTGTACAACAAATTAATTAGCAACATCTTACGATATTATTACAAAGGAATATTTCTCTACTTCATCATTCTTCTTGGGTGCAttcacgtatttttttctcccttcccaATTACGCTGGTACATTTTCggcgattttttatttactttttaataataatgtatCGCCTGTTCATTCTGTATTTTATCCCATCCATAATTCAGTACatcatttataaatttcATTACTTCAAAGATGAGGagcacatgcatatatttgACTACTCAGATCAcgtgattttattttccacccTCCTGTTTATTATATCTCTTGAAACAAAGGCTATTGAGTACACCATCAGACATCAGAAGGTCAGCTCAGATTACTTCCATTTTAAGTACAACAGAAAATTGTGTGTGTTGTTATTaaagtttattttgttttattactacgttcttattttttttttcctttacacaAGTTATTTTACTTCGAAATATTTCCATACCACGAATGAAATTTTcgttgcttattttttttccacattttccatattttttattttttatttttgtttatataaaaattatttcagtTTTTACAGTATAGGGATTACTTCCTATGTGCATAAGAATGCCCTCCATTCTCCTCCACACTCGTTTCACGCTTCCCCCTATATTTACAGTGCCTACGCCTCCCTGCGGGACAAGTTCCCCGTGGAT
- a CDS encoding mitogen-activated protein kinase 2 (putative), which yields MLKKKKELSNTDGEEKNAKKKNNLAAKSACLKKKGNTSTEATDGEEKAGKSEHVKGKTQGGGAKQCTIVERKKSEKGKGQKVSASDVAPSKVAAAKGGDEKINIKEAIIKNVKVPDNYEIKHLIGRGSYGYVYLAYDRNTKKNVAIKKVNRMFEDLIDCKRILREITILNRLKSNYIIGLHDLIIPEDLLQFDELYIVLEIADSDLKKLFKTPIYLTEEHVKTILYNLLLGEKYIHESGIIHRDLKPANCLLNQDCSVKICDFGLARTINCENDIHIVQDLEEKEENEEPGPHNKNLKKQLTSHVVTRWYRAPELILLQENYTNSIDIWSTGCIFAELLNMLESHVHEKSNRDQLNIIFNVIGTPSEDDLKSIKKDDVIRYIKLFPPRNGIDFRKKFPSISDDGIDLLQSMLKFNAKNRITIDSALSHPYLKDVRKTKLESFTASKIILPFDDWMMLSETQLRYIFLKEIQSFHPELVIPPKLSVHEGTFYNDV from the exons atgctcaagaagaaaaaggagcttTCCAACACAGAtggggaagagaaaaatgccaaaaaaaagaataacttAGCTGCGAAATCGGCTTgcttgaagaaaaagggtaACACCAGTACGGAGGCCACAGACGGGGAGGAAAAGGCGGGTAAAAGTGAACATGTGAAGGGTAAGAcgcaaggggggggagctaAGCAGTGCACCATcgtggagaggaagaaaagcgAGAAGGGGAAAGGCCAAAAAGTTTCCGCTTCAGATGTTGCCCCTTCAAAAGTTGCCGCTGCAAAAGGAGGGGACGAAAAGATCAACATAAAGGAGGCTATCATAAAGAACGTGAAGGTGCCAGACAACTACGAAATTAAGCATCTGATAGGGAGGGGGTCCTACGGGTATGTGTACCTAGCCTACGACAGAAACACGAAGAAAAACGTCGCAATAAAGAAGGTAAATAGAATGTTCGAAGACTTGATAGACTGCAAGAGAATTCTGAGGGAAATAACCATTTTGAACAGACTAAAAAGTAACTATATAATCGGATTGCACGATTTGATAATCCCCGAGGATTTGCTACAATTTGACGAGCTCTACATCGTCCTCGAAATAGCAGATTCGGATTTGAAGaaactttttaaaactcCAATTTACCTGACGGAGGAGCATGTGAAGACGATCCTTTACAATTTACTGTTGGGAGAAAAGTACATCCACGAATCAGGCATTATACACAGAGATTTAAAACCAGCCAACTGTCTCCTGAACCAAGATTGCTCTGTTAAAATTTGCGACTTTGGATTAGCCAGAACGATCAACTGTGAAAACGACATTCATATTGTACAGGATTtagaggagaaggaggaaaatgaagaaccaGGTCCTCACAATAAAAATCTGAAGAAACAACTAACCAGTCATGTGGTGACCAGATGGTATAGAGCTCCAGAACTTATTTTGCTACAAGAAAATTATACCAACTCGATTGACATTTGGTCCACGGGGTGCATATTCGCTGAATTATTAAACATGTTGGAGAGTCAT GTACATGAAAAAAGCAACAGAGATCAGCttaacatcatttttaacgTTATAGGAACCCCCTCGGAAGATGATCTAAAGAGCATCAAAAAGGATGACGTCATCAGGTATATTAAGCTCTTTCCACCCAGAAACGGAATCGACTTTAGAAAAAAGTTCCCTTCCATTTCGGACGATGGAATTGACCTACTACAGTCTATGCTTAAATTTAACGCTAAAAATAGGATCACAATTGACAGCGCTCTCAGTCACCCCTACCTGAAGGACGTTAGAAAAACCAAATTGGAGAGCTTTACTGCTAGTAAGATTATTCTACCCTTCGATGACTGGATGATGCTCTCCGAGACACAGCTacgttacatttttttgaaggagATCCAGTCCTTCCACCCAGAGTTGGTTATCCCACCCAAGCTGTCCGTTCACGAGGGCACCTTCTACAACGACGTCTAG